Proteins from a genomic interval of Phenylobacterium sp. LH3H17:
- the motA gene encoding flagellar motor stator protein MotA, whose product MFQIIGIVLLFGLVFGSYIISGGNMGVILHALPHEMMAIGGAGVAAFLISNSMPVIKGTLSGFGKVFAGPKWKASDYRDLLSLLFLLTKTMKSKGVIALESHIENPKDSTIFSRFPRVMKDHFAVDFICDTLRMMTMNLEDPHQVEDAMEKQLEKHHHEALGPAGALTNLADALPALGIVAAVLGVIKTMGAITEPPEVLGEMIGSALVGTFLGVFLAYGLVGPMAVRLKEVIEEEGSFYKIIQSVLVAHLHGNAAQISVEIGRGSVPSGAQPSFLELEEALSAIPNEA is encoded by the coding sequence ATGTTTCAGATTATCGGCATCGTGTTGCTGTTCGGCCTGGTGTTCGGCAGCTACATCATCTCCGGCGGCAATATGGGCGTCATCCTGCACGCCCTGCCCCACGAGATGATGGCCATCGGCGGCGCCGGCGTGGCCGCCTTCCTGATCTCCAATTCCATGCCGGTCATCAAGGGCACGCTCTCGGGCTTCGGCAAGGTGTTCGCCGGTCCGAAATGGAAGGCCAGCGACTATCGCGACCTGCTGTCCCTGCTGTTCCTGCTGACCAAGACCATGAAGTCCAAGGGCGTCATCGCCCTGGAGAGCCACATCGAGAACCCGAAGGACTCCACGATCTTCTCGCGCTTCCCGCGGGTGATGAAGGACCACTTCGCCGTCGACTTCATCTGCGACACGCTGCGCATGATGACCATGAACCTCGAGGACCCGCACCAGGTCGAGGACGCCATGGAAAAGCAGCTCGAGAAGCATCACCACGAGGCGCTCGGCCCGGCCGGCGCCCTGACCAACCTGGCCGACGCCCTGCCCGCGCTCGGCATCGTCGCCGCCGTGCTGGGCGTCATCAAGACCATGGGCGCGATCACCGAGCCGCCGGAAGTGCTGGGCGAGATGATCGGCTCGGCCCTGGTCGGCACGTTCCTCGGCGTGTTCCTGGCCTATGGCCTGGTCGGCCCCATGGCGGTGCGCCTGAAGGAGGTCATCGAAGAAGAGGGCTCCTTCTACAAGATCATCCAGTCGGTGCTGGTGGCCCACCTGCACGGCAACGCCGCCCAGATCTCCGTCGAGATCGGCCGCGGCAGCGTTCCCTCCGGCGCCCAGCCCAGCTTCCTGGAGCTGGAAGAGGCCCTCTCCGCCATCCCCAACGAAGCCTAG
- the folE gene encoding GTP cyclohydrolase I FolE translates to MSEPHEAPRRRPTQSEAEAAVRTLIEWAGDDPDREGLLETPARVARSYKELFAGYETDPTDYLARTFEEVGGYDELVVLKDIRVVSFCEHHMLPFLGKAHVGYLPRDRVVGISKLARVVHGFARRLQIQEKLTADIAGAIDSVLKPKGVGVVIVSEHSCMTMRGVNTPGSRLTTSHLTGEVRDDARTRQEFFELVRNG, encoded by the coding sequence ATGTCCGAACCCCACGAGGCGCCGAGGCGCCGGCCCACCCAGTCGGAGGCCGAGGCCGCCGTCCGCACCTTGATCGAATGGGCCGGCGACGACCCGGACCGCGAAGGCCTGCTGGAGACCCCCGCGCGGGTGGCGCGGTCCTACAAGGAGCTGTTCGCGGGCTACGAGACCGACCCCACCGACTATCTGGCCCGGACCTTCGAGGAGGTCGGAGGCTATGACGAGCTCGTGGTGCTGAAGGACATCCGGGTGGTGAGCTTCTGCGAGCACCACATGCTGCCGTTCCTGGGCAAAGCCCATGTGGGCTACCTGCCGCGCGACCGGGTGGTGGGGATATCCAAGCTGGCCCGGGTGGTGCACGGCTTCGCCCGCCGCCTGCAGATCCAGGAGAAGCTGACCGCCGACATCGCCGGCGCTATCGACAGCGTTCTCAAGCCCAAGGGCGTCGGCGTGGTGATCGTCTCGGAGCACAGCTGCATGACCATGCGCGGGGTGAACACCCCGGGCTCGCGCCTGACCACCAGCCACCTGACCGGCGAGGTGCGCGACGATGCGCGGACCCGGCAGGAGTTCTTCGAGCTGGTGCGTAACGGCTAG
- a CDS encoding VOC family protein, producing MIGYTTIGSNDLEKAKTFYDAVLAPMGVRRGYDGGRIMFYGKFGAGGLALCEPYDKQPATPGNGTMVALAAESREMVDAVHAAALAQGATCDGPPGLRGDTFYGAYFRDLDGNKVCAFKMG from the coding sequence ATGATCGGCTACACCACAATCGGCAGCAACGACCTGGAGAAGGCCAAGACCTTCTACGACGCCGTTCTGGCGCCGATGGGCGTTCGGCGCGGCTATGACGGAGGCCGCATCATGTTCTACGGGAAGTTCGGCGCCGGCGGACTGGCGCTGTGCGAACCCTATGACAAGCAGCCCGCCACGCCCGGCAATGGCACGATGGTGGCGCTCGCGGCGGAGTCCCGGGAGATGGTCGACGCCGTCCACGCCGCGGCGCTGGCTCAGGGCGCAACCTGCGACGGCCCGCCCGGCCTGCGGGGCGATACCTTCTACGGCGCCTATTTCCGTGATCTCGACGGAAACAAGGTCTGCGCTTTCAAGATGGGCTAG
- a CDS encoding lytic murein transglycosylase, producing the protein MDRRLFLLLLVAGCADTSTEFKPVTGSPFPAPEPPPPRPQLPSAQPGPTSSGDASFDEWRGQFRNRALAAGLAPALLDRELAGLAPNPRVISLDSAQPEFSKPVGDYIKGTVSDDRIARGQRYRADLPFWGGIEQRFGVPRDILIAVWAMESGFGAIQGDFDVIRCMASLAFHGRRRAFAEGELIAALRIIESGEADRGRLKGSWAGAMGQTQFLPSNYLATAVDGDGDGRRDIWGSSNDALASAANLLAKGGWTRGEGWAREVIAPPGFDYSLTEGPRETPDWWAGLGLRPADGRGWSGADAAAKAMLAAPAGAGGPIFLLFPNHFAIRKYNNSTAYALGIGLLADRFAGAGPLVRAWPIEIPLGIGDRIAAQTALARLGFDPGAPDGVVGVNTRTALRAWQKARGITADGYLSMDMVRRLNVEVGALPPAG; encoded by the coding sequence ATGGACCGCCGCCTCTTCCTTCTCCTCCTCGTGGCCGGTTGCGCCGACACCTCCACCGAATTCAAGCCGGTGACCGGCTCACCCTTCCCGGCGCCCGAGCCGCCCCCGCCGAGGCCGCAGCTTCCCTCGGCGCAGCCCGGCCCCACATCCTCGGGCGACGCCAGTTTCGACGAGTGGCGCGGCCAGTTCCGCAACCGCGCCCTGGCCGCGGGCCTGGCTCCCGCCCTGTTGGACCGCGAACTGGCCGGCCTGGCGCCCAATCCGCGCGTGATCAGCCTGGACTCCGCCCAGCCGGAGTTCTCCAAGCCGGTGGGCGACTACATCAAGGGTACGGTCAGCGACGACCGCATCGCACGGGGCCAGCGCTACCGCGCCGACCTTCCGTTCTGGGGCGGGATCGAGCAGCGCTTCGGCGTGCCGCGCGACATCCTGATCGCCGTCTGGGCCATGGAAAGCGGCTTCGGCGCCATCCAGGGCGATTTCGACGTGATCCGCTGCATGGCGAGCCTGGCCTTCCACGGTCGCCGCCGGGCCTTCGCCGAGGGCGAACTGATCGCGGCGCTGAGGATCATCGAGTCCGGCGAGGCCGACCGCGGCCGGCTGAAGGGGTCCTGGGCCGGGGCCATGGGCCAGACCCAGTTCCTGCCCTCCAACTACCTGGCCACCGCCGTGGACGGCGACGGCGACGGGCGGCGCGACATCTGGGGCTCTAGTAACGACGCGCTCGCCTCGGCGGCCAACCTGCTGGCCAAGGGCGGCTGGACGCGCGGCGAGGGCTGGGCGCGCGAGGTGATCGCCCCGCCGGGCTTCGACTACAGCCTGACCGAGGGGCCGCGGGAGACGCCGGACTGGTGGGCGGGCCTGGGCCTGAGGCCCGCGGACGGCCGGGGATGGTCGGGAGCCGACGCGGCGGCCAAGGCCATGCTGGCGGCGCCGGCCGGGGCGGGCGGGCCGATCTTCCTGCTGTTCCCCAACCATTTCGCGATCCGCAAGTACAACAACTCCACCGCCTACGCCCTGGGGATCGGGCTGCTGGCCGACCGGTTCGCCGGAGCCGGGCCGCTGGTCCGAGCCTGGCCGATCGAAATCCCGCTCGGCATCGGCGACCGAATCGCCGCCCAGACGGCCCTGGCGCGCCTGGGCTTCGATCCGGGAGCTCCGGACGGAGTGGTGGGAGTCAACACCCGCACGGCCCTGCGCGCCTGGCAGAAGGCGCGTGGCATCACCGCCGACGGCTATCTCTCGATGGACATGGTGCGGCGGCTGAACGTCGAGGTGGGCGCCCTGCCGCCCGCGGGCTAG
- a CDS encoding GGDEF domain-containing protein produces MKITGARSESFSAIRKSALVRAGAQATATATGPTDKTAFLGLAEGDLTPAVQGAVKTLLTEIDELRGEVTRLKAKLAEVEDLADRDALTPLLNRRAFVRELGRIRTFSQRYGSPASVVYFDLDGFKHVNDRFGHAAGDAALRAVAERLLAHVRESDIVGRMGGDEFAVILVQADKPTAEAKAEALADAIEGSPIQFGDWSAPLHISYGVREISSEIDPEDLVAEADAAMFIRKRERRGIIEPRQAPRLG; encoded by the coding sequence ATGAAGATCACCGGCGCCCGTTCCGAATCCTTCTCGGCCATCCGCAAGAGCGCCCTGGTGCGCGCCGGCGCCCAGGCGACCGCGACGGCCACCGGGCCAACCGACAAGACCGCCTTCCTGGGCCTCGCCGAAGGTGACCTGACGCCCGCCGTCCAGGGGGCGGTGAAGACGCTGCTGACCGAAATCGACGAGCTGCGCGGCGAGGTCACCCGCCTGAAGGCCAAGCTGGCCGAGGTCGAGGACCTGGCCGACCGCGACGCTCTGACGCCGCTGCTGAACCGGCGCGCCTTCGTCCGGGAGCTCGGCCGCATCCGCACCTTCTCCCAGCGCTACGGCTCGCCCGCCAGCGTGGTCTATTTCGACCTGGACGGCTTCAAGCACGTCAACGACCGCTTCGGTCACGCGGCCGGCGACGCGGCCCTGCGCGCGGTGGCCGAGCGGCTGCTGGCGCACGTGCGCGAGAGCGACATCGTGGGCCGCATGGGCGGCGACGAGTTCGCCGTGATCCTGGTCCAGGCCGACAAGCCCACCGCCGAGGCCAAGGCCGAGGCCCTGGCCGACGCCATCGAGGGTTCCCCGATCCAGTTCGGCGACTGGTCGGCGCCGCTGCACATCTCCTACGGTGTGCGCGAGATCTCCTCGGAGATCGATCCCGAGGACCTGGTGGCCGAGGCCGACGCGGCCATGTTCATCCGCAAGCGCGAACGGCGCGGGATCATCGAACCGCGCCAGGCGCCGCGCCTCGGCTAG
- a CDS encoding BON domain-containing protein has product MHRDIWGREREDIRRRQDMGPARDHERDRGDLGERRDFGQADYDENYGYDPDHRLGYRRDGAPGERDFGQAGFDRDHHYDPNDRAGYRPSDEPGRPVDERAISQDPRERRREAADRRIWAVVSERLERAKRLDASYIEVRVQDGVVFLTGTTRTRRGKRMVEDLAEVEGVVDVVNGLRLRDR; this is encoded by the coding sequence ATGCACAGGGACATTTGGGGCCGCGAGCGCGAGGACATCCGTCGCCGCCAGGACATGGGACCCGCCCGCGACCATGAGCGCGATCGCGGCGATCTGGGAGAACGCCGCGATTTCGGACAAGCCGACTACGATGAGAACTACGGCTACGATCCCGACCACCGCCTGGGCTATCGGCGCGATGGAGCGCCGGGCGAGCGAGACTTCGGGCAGGCCGGCTTCGATCGGGACCACCACTACGACCCCAATGACCGCGCCGGCTACCGCCCCTCGGACGAGCCCGGCCGTCCGGTTGACGAACGGGCGATCTCCCAGGATCCCCGCGAGCGGCGGCGAGAAGCCGCCGACCGGCGCATCTGGGCCGTCGTCAGCGAGCGCCTGGAGCGGGCCAAACGCCTGGACGCCTCCTATATCGAGGTGCGGGTCCAGGACGGGGTGGTCTTCCTGACCGGCACCACGCGCACCCGCAGGGGCAAGCGCATGGTCGAGGATCTGGCCGAGGTCGAGGGCGTCGTGGACGTGGTCAACGGCCTGCGGCTACGCGACCGCTAG
- the purE gene encoding 5-(carboxyamino)imidazole ribonucleotide mutase, whose amino-acid sequence MSATTAPVAIIMGSRSDWPTMKGAAESLDALGVAYEAKVVSAHRTPDRMYEFAKGAKAAGFKVIIAGAGGAAHLPGMTASMTELPVLGVPVESKALKGMDSLLSIVQMPAGIAVATLAIGEAGARNAGLLAAQILALSDPALAERLVAYRARHTASVAETVEDV is encoded by the coding sequence ATGAGCGCAACGACCGCGCCGGTGGCCATCATCATGGGCAGCCGGTCCGACTGGCCCACCATGAAGGGCGCCGCCGAGAGCCTCGACGCCCTGGGCGTGGCCTATGAGGCCAAGGTGGTCTCCGCCCACCGCACCCCCGACCGGATGTACGAGTTCGCCAAGGGGGCGAAGGCGGCGGGCTTCAAGGTGATCATCGCCGGGGCGGGGGGCGCGGCCCACCTGCCGGGCATGACGGCTTCCATGACCGAACTGCCGGTGCTGGGCGTGCCGGTGGAGTCCAAGGCTTTGAAGGGCATGGACAGCCTGCTCTCCATCGTCCAGATGCCCGCCGGCATCGCCGTGGCGACCCTGGCGATCGGCGAGGCCGGGGCGCGGAACGCCGGCCTGCTGGCCGCCCAGATCCTGGCCCTGTCCGATCCCGCCCTGGCCGAGCGGCTGGTCGCCTATCGCGCCCGCCACACCGCCAGCGTCGCCGAAACCGTCGAGGACGTCTGA
- a CDS encoding YdcH family protein: MAVEARIRELGSRHQNLERAIQDEMNRPAADAVKLQELKRQKLKLKEEIQALGARAH, from the coding sequence ATGGCCGTTGAAGCCCGCATCCGCGAACTCGGATCCCGTCACCAAAATCTGGAGAGGGCGATCCAAGACGAGATGAACAGGCCCGCCGCCGACGCCGTGAAGCTACAGGAACTCAAGCGACAGAAGCTCAAGCTGAAGGAAGAGATCCAGGCCCTGGGCGCTCGCGCCCACTGA
- a CDS encoding 5-(carboxyamino)imidazole ribonucleotide synthase translates to MTAALPLPPGSTLGILGGGQLGRMLAQAAARLGFDVAILERETDAPAGRVAAHAIVGAYDDPAALKALADLADIVTFEFENVPAASVEALVKLGVEVAPGPQALAVAQDRVDEKSFLNANGVATVAFAAADSAESCVEAAAQIGAPCLMKTRREGYDGKGQVWVEHAAGAAQAFEALGGRPVILEAPADFVRELSIIAARGRDGAIAVYPLAENHHEKGVLRRSVAPAKVSATTAAQAERIAHKILTGLAYVGVIGIELFELKDGSLLVNEIAPRVHNTGHWTQDGCEVDQFEQHIRAVAGWPLGPTAARAEVEMLNLLGDEVDGWAKYAAEPETRVHLYGKREAKPGRKMGHVNRLRGPV, encoded by the coding sequence ATGACCGCCGCCCTGCCGCTGCCGCCGGGATCGACGCTCGGCATACTGGGTGGGGGACAGCTTGGCCGGATGCTGGCGCAGGCCGCCGCGCGGCTGGGTTTCGACGTGGCGATCCTGGAGCGCGAGACCGACGCGCCGGCCGGCCGCGTGGCGGCCCACGCCATCGTCGGCGCCTATGACGACCCCGCTGCGCTCAAGGCCCTGGCCGATCTGGCCGACATCGTCACCTTCGAGTTCGAGAACGTGCCCGCCGCCTCGGTCGAGGCCCTGGTGAAGCTGGGCGTCGAGGTCGCGCCGGGTCCTCAGGCGCTCGCCGTCGCCCAGGACCGGGTGGACGAGAAGAGCTTCCTCAACGCCAACGGCGTCGCCACCGTGGCCTTCGCCGCCGCCGACAGCGCGGAGAGCTGCGTCGAAGCCGCCGCCCAGATCGGCGCCCCCTGCCTGATGAAGACCCGCCGCGAGGGCTATGACGGCAAGGGCCAGGTCTGGGTCGAACACGCCGCCGGCGCGGCGCAGGCTTTCGAGGCCCTGGGCGGCCGGCCGGTGATCCTGGAGGCCCCCGCCGACTTCGTCCGCGAACTGTCGATCATCGCCGCCCGCGGCCGCGACGGCGCCATCGCCGTATACCCCCTGGCCGAGAACCATCACGAGAAGGGCGTCCTGCGCCGTAGCGTCGCGCCGGCGAAGGTCAGCGCCACCACAGCGGCCCAGGCCGAGCGGATCGCCCACAAGATCCTCACGGGCCTCGCCTATGTGGGGGTGATCGGCATCGAGCTGTTCGAGCTCAAGGACGGGTCGTTGCTGGTCAACGAGATCGCGCCCCGGGTGCACAACACCGGCCACTGGACCCAGGACGGTTGCGAGGTCGACCAGTTCGAGCAACACATCCGCGCCGTCGCCGGCTGGCCGCTCGGCCCCACCGCCGCCCGCGCCGAGGTGGAGATGCTGAACCTTCTTGGCGACGAGGTCGACGGCTGGGCCAAGTACGCCGCCGAGCCCGAGACCCGCGTCCACCTCTACGGCAAGCGCGAGGCCAAGCCCGGCCGCAAGATGGGCCACGTGAACCGGCTGCGCGGGCCGGTCTAG
- a CDS encoding DUF1013 domain-containing protein codes for MTDILMPKATAVWLVDNTSLTFEQIADFCGLHPLEVKGIADGEVARDIRGADPIANGQLNREELDAAQKSDKYRMKAQKSRHAELLKPVKKAPRYTPVSRRQDRPDAIAWFIRNHPEVADSQIARLLGTTKATIDQVRNRQHWNAANIKPVDPVTLGLSTQMELDAVVRKAADKKAKDDAKRGIVEPEGATLAPASETGVLTEDDDHHVAEQPHFEDEDADDED; via the coding sequence ATGACCGACATCCTGATGCCGAAGGCGACCGCTGTCTGGCTGGTGGACAACACTTCGCTGACCTTCGAGCAGATCGCCGATTTCTGCGGCCTGCACCCCCTCGAAGTCAAAGGCATCGCCGATGGCGAGGTCGCGCGCGACATCCGCGGCGCCGATCCGATCGCCAACGGCCAGCTCAACCGCGAGGAGCTGGACGCCGCCCAGAAGAGCGACAAGTACCGCATGAAGGCCCAGAAGAGCCGTCACGCCGAACTGCTGAAGCCGGTGAAGAAGGCCCCGCGCTACACCCCGGTGTCGCGCCGCCAGGACCGCCCGGACGCCATCGCCTGGTTCATCCGCAATCACCCGGAAGTGGCCGACAGCCAGATCGCGCGCCTGCTGGGCACCACCAAGGCCACCATCGACCAGGTGCGCAACCGCCAGCACTGGAACGCCGCCAACATCAAGCCGGTGGACCCGGTGACGCTCGGGCTGTCGACCCAGATGGAACTGGACGCGGTGGTCCGCAAGGCGGCCGACAAGAAGGCGAAGGACGACGCCAAGCGCGGCATCGTCGAGCCCGAAGGCGCGACCCTGGCTCCGGCCTCGGAGACCGGCGTGCTGACGGAGGACGACGATCATCACGTCGCCGAGCAACCGCACTTCGAGGATGAGGACGCCGACGACGAGGACTAG
- a CDS encoding YdcH family protein — translation MNDDEIDDAEARFRAHLGSVIQEHSDLDAAVEALSLQPVPDMMVIARLKRKKLALKDEISRLRNQLTPDIIA, via the coding sequence ATGAACGACGACGAAATCGACGATGCGGAGGCGAGGTTCCGCGCCCACCTGGGCTCGGTGATCCAGGAGCATTCCGACCTGGACGCGGCGGTCGAGGCCCTCTCCCTGCAGCCGGTCCCCGACATGATGGTCATCGCCCGGCTGAAGCGGAAGAAGCTGGCCTTGAAGGACGAGATCTCCCGCCTGCGCAACCAGCTTACCCCTGACATCATCGCCTGA
- a CDS encoding UbiX family flavin prenyltransferase, translating into MSSARLVVGVSGASGAAYGLRVLDACRELSVESHLIFSRAAALTLAQETTLGVAEVQARADVVHKVGDVGAAVASGSFPTLGMIIAPCSVRTMSEIATGVTSSLLTRAADVTLKERRPLVLMVRETPLHLGHLRTMVRLAEMGAIIAPPMPAFYAKPTSLEEMVDQSVGRALDLFGLSWKPVKRWGQDVGPLQGEG; encoded by the coding sequence ATGAGTAGCGCACGCTTGGTTGTCGGCGTCTCGGGCGCCAGCGGCGCGGCCTACGGCCTGCGCGTGCTCGACGCCTGCCGCGAGCTGTCGGTCGAGAGCCATCTGATCTTCTCACGCGCCGCGGCCCTCACCCTGGCCCAGGAGACGACTCTCGGCGTGGCCGAGGTCCAGGCGCGCGCCGACGTGGTCCACAAGGTCGGCGATGTGGGCGCCGCCGTGGCCTCGGGCTCCTTCCCCACGCTCGGGATGATCATCGCGCCCTGCTCGGTGCGCACCATGAGCGAGATCGCCACCGGGGTGACCTCATCCCTGCTGACCCGCGCCGCCGACGTGACGCTGAAGGAACGCCGGCCCTTGGTGCTAATGGTCCGCGAGACGCCGCTGCACCTGGGCCACCTGCGCACCATGGTCCGGCTGGCGGAGATGGGGGCGATCATCGCCCCGCCCATGCCGGCCTTCTACGCCAAGCCCACCAGCCTCGAGGAGATGGTCGACCAGTCCGTGGGCCGGGCGCTGGATCTCTTCGGCCTGTCCTGGAAGCCGGTGAAGCGCTGGGGCCAGGACGTCGGGCCGCTGCAGGGGGAGGGCTGA
- a CDS encoding HAD family phosphatase, with protein MAVRAVLWDIGNVIVRWDPRTLYAKFFKEPAAADRFLSHVCTMDWHAAHDRGVTFADNRAPLLKRFPDHAEAIHAWETRWWEMFSGPIAETEAAIEALHAAGVPQYGVTNMSHETFPGTIAMSPAFARLKDYVVSAHDGVMKPDPAFFALACERFGLEPGEVFFVDDSEKNIVAARTFGFDAHHFTDPAALRPALEARHLL; from the coding sequence ATGGCTGTGAGAGCCGTCCTCTGGGACATCGGCAATGTTATCGTGCGCTGGGACCCGCGCACGCTCTACGCCAAGTTTTTCAAGGAACCGGCCGCAGCCGACCGGTTCCTTTCGCATGTCTGCACCATGGATTGGCACGCCGCCCACGACCGGGGCGTGACCTTCGCGGACAACCGCGCGCCGCTGCTCAAGCGCTTTCCCGACCATGCCGAGGCCATCCACGCCTGGGAGACCCGGTGGTGGGAGATGTTCTCCGGGCCGATCGCCGAGACCGAGGCGGCCATCGAGGCCCTGCACGCGGCCGGTGTGCCGCAGTATGGCGTCACCAACATGTCCCACGAGACCTTTCCGGGCACGATCGCCATGAGCCCGGCCTTCGCGCGCCTGAAGGACTATGTGGTCTCGGCTCATGATGGGGTGATGAAGCCCGATCCCGCCTTCTTTGCGCTGGCCTGTGAGCGCTTCGGGCTTGAGCCGGGCGAGGTGTTCTTCGTAGATGACAGCGAGAAGAACATCGTCGCGGCCCGCACCTTCGGCTTCGACGCCCACCACTTCACCGACCCGGCCGCCCTGCGACCGGCGCTGGAAGCCCGGCACCTGCTCTAG
- a CDS encoding MFS transporter, which yields MPKQASAMDGLPKGSFAIIFGVSLVTAMGNTGMISVLPAIGRSIGIPDPMVAAIFSLSALLWAFSSPWWAKASDKHGRKPLMLIGLTGFMMSMIACGLVVAAGLYHLTTPMVIFVFFLFARALFGLFGAASNPATQAYLAEHTPPEKRTQAMSSLAGAFGLGTVIGPFVAPLFVLPFKGGLAGPLFGFAVIAGIMLFVVWKKLPESQNMPVAPVTAAPVKGAAVVKEKPMWRDPRVTPFLIYGFIVAVCQTAQGQTLGFLIIDQLDLSPMKAQGFIAIAMMFGAVAGLLAQWGIIRMFEMTPRQLLRWGVGVAAVGNVIVAFQPTYAAVVAGYAISSLGFGLARPGFTAGSSLAVDMHEQARVAGAIAAVNGVNVVLAPAFVWLYQAVAPAPFILCAGLMVAMLIYAFQNPQLKNAAPSPTTRADAAKATLEKGDEGGG from the coding sequence ATGCCCAAGCAAGCTTCCGCCATGGACGGCCTGCCCAAGGGGTCGTTCGCGATCATCTTCGGCGTCTCGCTGGTTACCGCCATGGGCAATACCGGGATGATCTCGGTGCTGCCGGCCATCGGCCGCTCGATCGGCATTCCCGACCCGATGGTGGCGGCGATCTTCTCGCTCTCGGCCCTGCTCTGGGCGTTTTCCTCCCCGTGGTGGGCCAAGGCCTCGGACAAGCACGGCCGCAAGCCGCTGATGTTGATCGGCCTGACCGGCTTCATGATGTCGATGATCGCCTGCGGCCTGGTGGTCGCCGCAGGCCTCTATCACCTGACGACGCCCATGGTGATCTTCGTCTTCTTCCTGTTCGCGCGCGCCCTGTTCGGCCTGTTCGGGGCGGCCTCGAACCCCGCGACCCAGGCCTATCTGGCCGAGCACACCCCGCCGGAGAAGCGCACCCAGGCGATGTCCAGCCTCGCCGGCGCCTTCGGCCTGGGCACGGTCATCGGGCCGTTCGTCGCACCGCTGTTCGTGCTGCCGTTCAAGGGCGGCCTGGCGGGCCCGCTGTTCGGGTTCGCGGTCATCGCCGGGATCATGCTGTTCGTCGTCTGGAAGAAGCTGCCCGAGAGCCAGAACATGCCTGTGGCGCCGGTGACGGCCGCGCCGGTCAAGGGCGCGGCGGTGGTGAAGGAAAAGCCCATGTGGCGCGATCCGCGCGTCACCCCCTTCCTGATCTACGGCTTCATCGTCGCGGTCTGCCAGACCGCCCAGGGCCAGACCCTGGGCTTCCTGATCATCGACCAGCTCGACCTGTCGCCGATGAAGGCCCAGGGCTTCATCGCCATCGCCATGATGTTCGGCGCCGTGGCGGGCCTGCTCGCCCAGTGGGGCATCATCCGAATGTTCGAGATGACCCCGCGCCAGTTGCTGCGCTGGGGCGTGGGGGTCGCGGCCGTCGGCAACGTCATCGTCGCGTTCCAGCCGACCTATGCCGCGGTGGTGGCGGGCTACGCCATCTCCAGCCTGGGCTTCGGCCTGGCGCGGCCGGGCTTCACCGCGGGCTCCTCCCTGGCCGTGGACATGCATGAACAGGCCCGGGTCGCCGGCGCCATCGCCGCGGTCAACGGAGTCAATGTGGTGCTCGCCCCGGCCTTCGTCTGGCTCTACCAGGCCGTGGCCCCGGCGCCCTTCATCCTGTGCGCCGGGCTGATGGTGGCCATGCTGATCTATGCCTTCCAGAACCCGCAGCTCAAGAACGCCGCCCCTTCGCCCACCACCCGCGCCGACGCGGCCAAGGCGACCCTGGAAAAGGGCGACGAAGGCGGCGGCTAG
- a CDS encoding TIGR02444 family protein, with amino-acid sequence MSLWDWTLELYSLPGVPEATLELQDRHGQNTSFLLWAIWAEGPPSGALADGAAAAKAWDTTVLKPIRQVRRALKPAFPPVDDSAREGLREDVKAAELRAERVLMETLESLAPASSGGHPALESLRAASAAWGTPAPDEALARLARALV; translated from the coding sequence ATGTCGCTCTGGGACTGGACGCTGGAACTCTATTCCCTCCCGGGCGTGCCGGAGGCGACGCTGGAACTGCAGGACCGGCATGGCCAGAACACCTCGTTCCTGCTGTGGGCCATCTGGGCCGAGGGGCCGCCATCCGGCGCGCTGGCCGACGGCGCGGCGGCGGCCAAGGCCTGGGACACTACGGTGCTGAAGCCCATCCGCCAGGTGCGCCGAGCGCTCAAGCCGGCCTTCCCGCCGGTGGACGACAGCGCGCGCGAGGGCCTGCGCGAGGACGTCAAGGCCGCTGAACTGCGAGCCGAACGGGTTCTGATGGAAACACTGGAGAGCCTGGCGCCGGCCTCAAGCGGCGGACACCCGGCCCTGGAGAGCCTGCGCGCGGCCTCAGCGGCCTGGGGGACGCCAGCCCCCGACGAGGCCCTGGCTCGCCTGGCGCGCGCCCTCGTCTAG
- the ykgO gene encoding type B 50S ribosomal protein L36, translating to MKVRSSLKTLKTRHRDCKLVRRKGVIFVINKTNPRFKAKQG from the coding sequence ATGAAGGTCAGAAGCTCGCTCAAGACGCTCAAGACTCGCCACCGCGATTGCAAGCTGGTGCGTCGCAAGGGCGTGATTTTCGTCATCAACAAGACGAACCCGCGCTTCAAGGCGAAGCAGGGCTGA